One window from the genome of Cryptococcus neoformans var. neoformans JEC21 chromosome 12 sequence encodes:
- a CDS encoding serine/threonine kinase, putative: protein MPDSNAQGSREKESGHHRSHKERIGNYVVGAEIGRGSFATVYKGYRSKTRVPIAIKAVSRQKLTSKLLENLESEINILKVINHRNIVALTDCFKNDTHIYLVMEYCSGSDLSVYIKQRGNIPTLDFVPKAGSSMALLPTDDEGKIYWPHPPTGGLDERVTRSFLGQLAQAIKFLRAQDLMHRDIKPQNLLLQPATETEVAEGHPYGIPVLKVADFGFARILPAAAMAETLCGSPLYMAPEILRYEKYDAKADLWSVGAVLFEMSVGRPPFRANNHVELLRRIEKSNDNIVFPDEKERDSKSSDETSIPVPSDIKALIRALLKRKPNDRMGFDDFFNCGVWDGHMAESTEEESLSLDVSTDSSAGLGESDRIRQMVASTEQSKDRLIPTRAPQPLAADAALNPQPAVPISRDTSEGRSRLSTPPSRPTPTRRSTPKYYVGDATPSEPTAIIPPSPSSAPTPTSAPDPGLTTQQSPTSRANPRPIITAASSAQRRMSGKGDGREASSVEEAAPITPPFAGPSPTMARPSRGINEGSPLAAAPPITMGPDGRLERSSALEGSTSGVGTDYVVVEKQTVEINALADELDQASKRPMIRRSSRGSVVSRPVSSFKPISPNIAKNDPTLGPISYSPPFALSSTPPFAMQVPRHASGGNSFPRNPSIPSSLNAFPPTTISASPSYGQDAAARFGVSPGSLQTGALARALTNTAIRLIGTSANTAATAIARATAKRRPNIVRVSDMDAAEDDLLCTVEDLARKAFVLFELADERLLAQTQLAQTARTSSTPTGLTGTTPPFSMQAAAAAQAGSRRKSSSSSMNSEVWILRQQEAAANDAVVLYMKSLAFIVKAMDKVKRYWKNRTDVYDGYVASQELNEMGQWLRARFNETFEKAEWAKTQAGDTLLFPDWLVHDKARDTSRQAAVAELQGDLTTAEQGYETSLWLLQALLDESVYENGSIPDEDKVAYDRLMVPIKTRLDALRKKLAESSGMTAR, encoded by the exons ATCAACATTCTCAAGGTCATCAACCATCGGAATATCGTAGCTTTAACCGATTGCTTT AAAAATGACACTCATATCTACCTTGTAATGGAGTACTGCTCTGGGTCTGATCTTTCTGTGTATATCAAGCAGCGCGGGAATATTCCAACACTGGATTTTGTCCCCAAAGCTGGATCGAGCATGGCATTGCTTCCGACGGATGACGAAGGGAAAATCTACTGGCCGCACCCGCCAACTGGTGGTTTGGATGAGAGAGTAACGAGATCTTTCTTGGGACAATTGG CCCAAGCGATCAAGTTCCTCCGTGCACAAGATTTGATGCACAGAGACATCAAGCCTCAAAACTTGCTCTTACAGCCCGCCACAGAGACCGAAGTAGCTGAAGGACATCCTTATGGTATCCCTGTGCTCAAGGTGGCCGACTTTGGATTTGCGCGAATCTTGCCGGCTGCTGCCATGGCCGAAACTTTGTGCGGTTCACC ACTATATATGGCCCCCGAGATCCTGAGATATGAAAAGTACGATGCCAAGGCAGACCTCTGGTCTGTAGGTGCTGTATTGTTCGAGATGTCTGTTGGCCGTCCGCCCTTCCGAGCAAACAACCACGTTGAATTGCTACGACGTATCGAAAAAAGTAACGACAACATTGTCTTTCCTGACGAAAAAGAGAGGGATTCTAAATCATCGGACGAGACATCAATACCCGTCCCATCAGATATAAAAGCTCTTATTCGTGCGCTGCTAAAGCGCAAGCCGAATGATCGAATGGGTTTCGACGACTTTTTCAACTGTGGTGTATGGGACGGCCATATGGCCGAGAGcacggaggaggaaagcTTGAGTTTAGACGTCTCGACGGATAGCTCCGCGGGGCTTGGCGAAAGTGATAGGATAAGGCAAATGGTGGCTAGCACAGAACAGTCGAAAGATCGGCTAATACCAACCAGAGCGCCTCAGCCACTTGCGGCCGATGCTGCACTCAACCCCCAACCTGCAGTACCTATATCAAGAGACACCTCTGAAGGTCGGTCTCGTCTCTCTACACCACCATCCCGACCGACTCCTACCCGCCGCTCAACACCGAAATATTATGTCGGTGACGCCACTCCCTCTGAGCCTACCGCCATTATacccccatccccatcttccgCGCCCACTCCGACCTCTGCCCCTGACCCGGGGCTTACGACCCAACAATCACCAACATCTCGGGCTAATCCCCGGCCTATCATCACAGCCGCTTCCTCAGCGCAGCGTAGGATGTCCGGGAAAGGTGACGGGAGAGAAGCTTCAAGCGTTGAAGAGGCCGCTCCGATTACACCACCGTTTGCGGGCCCGTCCCCGACGATGGCTCGTCCATCTAGAGGCATAAATGAGGGCTCACCCCTAGCGGCTGCTCCCCCGATTACCATGGGCCCAGATGGTAGATTGGAGAGGTCGAGTGCGCTTGAGGGAAGCACATCAGGCGTGGGTACGGATTATGTGGTTGTTGAAAAGCAGACAGTTGAGATAAATGCTTTGGCCGACG AACTCGATCAAGCCTCGAAGCGGCCCATGATAAGACGAAGCTCTCGTGGGAGTGTTGTTTCTCGTCCtgtctcttccttcaaaCCAATCAGTCCGAATATTGCCAAGAATGATCCTACCCTGGGACCGATCTCGTACTCACCACCATTTGCCCTTTCTTCCACGCCACCATTTGCTATGCAAGTTCCGAGGCACGCCTCTGGAGGCAACTCTTTCCCTCGTAACCCCTCCATTCCTTCCAGCCTCAATGCTTTCCCTCCCACTACAATATCCGCCTCACCATCTTATGGGCAAGATGCCGCTGCTCGATTCGGTGTATCTCCCGGATCTCTCCAAACGGGTGCGCTTGCCAGAGCACTGACAAACACCGCTATTCGCCTCATAGGCACTTCCGCCAACACTGCGGCAACCGCCATCGCCCGAGCGACAGCCAAACGTCGACCCAATATCGTTCGTGTGAGCGATATGGATGCTGCCGAAGATGACCTCTTGTGCACTGTGGAAGATCTTGCGCGCAAGGCTTTTGTGTTGTTTGAACTCGCGGACGAACGTCTACTTGCTCAGACGCAGCTGGCGCAGACGGCTCGCACATCCAGCACGCCCACAGGCTTGACGGGTACTACTCCCCCATTCAGTATgcaagctgctgctgctgctcaagCGGGCAGTCGAAGGAAGAGtagttcttcttcaatgaACAGCGAGGTCTGGATATTGAGGCAGCAGGAAGCGGCAGCGAATGATGCGGTGGTTCTGTACATGAAGTCGTTGGCATTTATCGTCAAGGCAATGGACAAAGTAAAGAGGTATTGGAAGAATAGAACAGATGTTTATGATGGGTATGTGGCGAGTCAAGAGCTGAATGAGA TGGGCCAATGGCTTCGTGCTAGATTCAATGAGACCTTTGAGAAGGCAGAGTGGGCTAAAACCCAAGCGGGTGAtacccttctcttcccagaTTGGCTTGTCCACGACAAAGCTCGAGATACCTCTCGCCAGGCTGCTGTTGCAGAGTTGCAAGGCGATCTCACAACTGCAGAGCAAGGATATGAGACGTCGCTGTGGTTGCTTCAAGCCTTATTGGATGAGAGTGTATATGAGAACGGGAGTATCCCAGATGAAGACAAGGTCGCTTATGATAGAC TCATGGTGCCCATCAAGACCAGGCTTGACGCTCTGAGGAAAAAGTTGGCCGAGTCATCAGGAATGACCGCTAGGTAG
- a CDS encoding GTP-Binding protein lepA, putative produces the protein MSSLFRISRLCPQCLSKNRVFRPVKTTLASPLVGPSGYKHSLETRSLLPRVQNTIRGVRLLSTSVARLAKPSASLVDKRTVDMSQFPPERIRNLSIIAHIDHGKSTLADRLLQMTGTVPASSSPQFLDKLKVERERGITVKAQTVSLIHQHKDGHKYLINLIDTPGHVDFSYEVSRSLGACEGALLLVDCSQGIQAQTLSVFHHALEADLEMLAVINKVDLPHAYPEETSEEIESSLGLEKSKHMRISAKSGLGVEGVLDSIIEGLPAPGTWVGGEDGKLRGLIFDTFYDQFRGVVSLVRIFSGSLKKGDKVRFLQAERKYEILEVGINNPDEVPVVELKDGQVGYIVCNMKNSEEAFIGDTICWADKPVEPLPGFKPMKAMVYAGVFPMDSADFPKLEESIERLTLNDRSVSVQRESSAALSQGFRLGFLGTLHMDVFKQRLEDEYASEVIVTAPTVPYKVVYNDGKEVYISNPVEFPEVSDSKMNVSHVEEPMINATIFVPNDYIGPMMDLCARYRGVQQEYRILENSDRAVLRYTLPLSEIVTEFFSELKSQSSGFASFDYEEAGYEKSNLVKMNILINGKPVDALAMIVHKFAAQSIGKAWVTKLKEVVPRQQFELSIQAAIGAKVIARENVKAFRKDVTAGLYGGHYDRKLKHLNKQKEGKKRLKKLAGNIEIPQTAFYKVLSSRPRK, from the exons ATGAGCTCATTATTCCGAATTTCGAGGCTATGTCCGCAATGCCTCTCGAAAAATCGCGTTTTCCGACCTGTAAAAACAACCCTGGCAAGTCCATTAGTCGGTCCATCGGGATATAAACACAGTCTCGAAACGCGAAGCTTATTGCCTCGAGTCCAAAATACCATACGAGGCGTAAGGTTATTATCAACAAGTGTTGCAAGGCTGGCCAAACCTTCCGCATCTTTAGTGGACAAGCGTACGGTGGATATGAGTCAATTTCCACCGGAGAGAATACG GAATCTCTCCATTATTGCGCATATTGATCATGGGAAATCAACTCTTGCAGACCGTCTACTTCAG ATGACAGGCACTGTCCCagcatcctcctcgccgcAGTTCCTGGACAAGCTCAAAGTTGAGAGAGAACGAGGCATCACAGTCAAAGCCCAGACAGTATCGTTAATACACCAGCATAAAGACGGGCACAAGTACTTGATCAACCTAATTGATACACCCGGGCATGTCGACTTTAGTTATGAGGTGTCTAGAAGTTTGGGAGCTTGTGAGGGCGCTTTACTGCTAGTCGATTGCTCTC AGGGTATCCAGGCTCAAACACTCTCTGTATTTCACCATGCCCTCGAAGCTGATCTCGAGATGCTCGCCGTAATCAACAAGGTCGATCTTCCACACGCTTACCCCGAAGAAACGTCTGAAGAGATCGAAAGCTCTCTCGGATTAGAAAAAAGCAAGCATATGCGAATCAGCGCAAAGAGTGGGCTGGGCGTTGAAGGGGTCTTGGATAGTATCATTGAGGGATTGCCAGCCCCGGGAACGTGGGTCGGCggggaggatggaaagcTCAGGGGCTTGATCTTTGACACTTT CTATGACCAATTCCGAGGAGTCGTCTCGCTTGTCCGCATTTTCTCTGGATCCCTCAAAAAAGGCGATAAAGTCCGATTCCTGCAAGCTGAAAGGAAATACGAAATCTTGGAAGTTGGTATCAACAACCCAGACGAAGTGCCTGTAGTCGAGCTCAAGGACGGTCAGGTTGG GTATATCGTTTGTAATATGAAAAACTCTGAAGAAG CTTTCATCGGCGATACCATCTGTTGGGCTGATAAGCCCGTCGAACCCTTGCCAGGGTTCAAGCCCATGAAAGCGATG GTTTATGCCGGTGTCTTCCCCATGGATAGCGCCGACTTCCCTAAACTTGAAGAGTCTATCGAGCGT CTGACATTGAATGACCGAAGCG TATCCGTCCAACGAGAATCGTCTGCGGCGCTCAGTCAGGGATTCCGATTGGGTTTCTTGGGAACATTGCATATGGATGTGTT CAAGCAACGTCTTGAGGATGAATATGCCTCGGAAGTAATCGTCACCGCACCAACAGTACCATACAAAG TCGTTTATAATGATGGGAAAGAGGTGTACATTTCAAACCCGGTCGAATTCCCAGAAGTCAGCGACTCAAAGATGAACGTGTCACATGTCGAAGAGCCTATGA TTAATGCCACTATATTTGTCCCCAACG ATTATATTGGACCTATGATGGACCTTTGTGCTCGGTATCGAGGCGTTCAACAAGAATACCGCATCCTGGAAAACAGTGATCGTGCCGTCCTGCGATACACCCTTCCGCTCTCTGAAATTGTGACTGAATTCTTTTCAGAACTGAAGAGTCAGAGTTCTGGATTCGCGTCATTTGATTATGAAGAAGCGGGATATGAAAAGTCTAATCTCGTCAAG ATGAATATTCTCATCAACGGCAAGCCTGTAGATGCTCTCGCTATGATTGTACACAAATTCGCTGCGCAATCGATCGGTAAAGCTTGGGTGACAAAGCTCA AGGAAGTTGTTCCCCGTCAGCAATTTGAATTATCTATCCAAGCTGCCATTGGTGCCAAAGTCATTGCTCGTGAAAACGTTAAGGCATTTAGAAAGGATGTGACTGCTGGATTGTACGGAG GTCATTATGATCGAAAATTAAAACATCTTAATAaacagaaagaaggaaagaagaggctgaagaagcttgCCGGAAATATTGAGATTCCTCAAACAGCTTTCTACAAGGTGCTCTCGTCTAGACCGAGGAAATAG
- a CDS encoding expressed protein: protein MPESRQVIAPSPLFILPSYSSMGSPSKCLLQPPITPIPVLPQTQTDPAVPFRSSVDRLNSATPLLPKKEGSFFHDLRRGHWHFPWRRHRSVKCSTHYNGHARLQGCVWLLWKLMLAVLIGIFLYWWGWQDARDQRLTLFNQLEQLPISINTTISTKGVTKIWANSHNDEMQGKGALTLALKQGFGYIEIDTHLDASSLRNSSLTLLTGHDISDLNSNRTVKDLYLDPLLAILDAHNQGWTPGGEKNWTGVYEDDPREEVTLFFDIKSDGDATWPYLEAALEPFLSKGYLTTYNTTSNTLTPGPLTVVGTGNTPLHRVYYSSLRYIFYDAPLLELYQPYTLPASQYGPETTIYWHPTISPIASAKFPLQSYLALGPGSRGGGINPFSCNLKLTSAIAKQMGIQSRWWGVLHKPGWARRILWEMVWESGAGVMNADELEDMGNWLRAHEGKERSLKC from the exons ATGCCAGAATCTAGACAAGTCATAGCACCTTCACctctcttcattctcccCTCCTACTCTTCTATGGGCAGCCCTTCAAAATGTCTGCTCCAGCCGCCTATAACACCAATCCCTGTCCTACCTCAAACGCAAACCGACCCCGCTGTGCCTTTCCGTTCAAGTGTCGACCGACTGAATTCGGCCACACCATTATTACCAAAAAAAGAGGGATCATTTTTTCACGACCTCCGGAGAGGACATTGGCATTTCCCCTGGCGGCGCCATCGATCGGTCAAGTGTTCAACCCATTATAATGGACATGCGAGATTACAGGGCTGTGTCTGGTTACTGTGGAAACTTATGTTGGCGGTGCTGATAGGGATCTTTCTGTATTGGTGGGGTTGGCAAGATGCGAGAGATCAGAGATTAACTCTG TTTAATCAATTAGAACAACTGCCGATCTCAATAA ATACTACCATTTCAACAAAAGGCGTGACAAAGATATGGGCGAATAGCCATAATGATGAAATGCAAGGGAAAGGCGCTTTG ACCCTCGCTCTCAAACAAGGTTTTGGATATATCGAAATCGACACCCATCTTGATGCAAGTTCATTGAGGAACTCATCTCTGACACTTCTTACTGGCCATGACATTTCGGATCTCAATTCTAATCGCACAGTCAAAGATCTTTATCTTGACCCATTGTTGGCCATTCTGGACGCGCATAACCAAGGTTGGACACCTGGAGGCGAGAAAAATTGGACGGGTGTATACGAAGATGATCCTCGGGAAGAAGTAACCTTGTTCTTCGATATA AAATCGGACGGGGACGCAACATGGCCGTACCTCGAAGCCGCTCTCGAAccattcctctccaaagGCTACCTCACCACCTACAACACGACCTCCAACACTCTTACTCCTGGGCCACTGACCGTCGTTGGCACGGGTAACACTCCTTTACATCGAGTCTACTATTCCTCCTTGCGCTACATCTTTTACGATGCTCCCCTGTTAGAGCTGTACCAGCCGTACACCTTGCCTGCAAGCCAATACGGACCTGAAACGACGATCTACTGGCACCCAACCATCTCGCCTATCGCTTCCGCCAAATTCCCACTTCAGTCCTACCTCGCCCTCGGTCCAGGATCGAGGGGAGGGGGTATCAACCCGTTTAGCTGTAATTTGAAACTGACATCGGCGATCGCAAAGCAGATGGGGATCCAGTCAAGATGGTGGGGGGTACTGCATAAGCCGGGATGGGCAAGGAGGATATTATGGGAGATGGTATGGGAGAGTGGGGCAGGGGTTATGAATGCCGATGAATTGGAGGATATGGGGAATTGGTTGAGGGCACatgaggggaaggagaggagttTGAAGTGTTGA
- a CDS encoding expressed protein — protein MCDVKIYPLSSTFFLAPTHHSTYMMPKGKQLAAEQKQDSGQADTATTKRKRHRTVNWENDLGSDQRNANDHLIDWLGMPDSDGTLMFYRWKSDNVTGKTREHWSKVALEYLVQKGCASNRDVQSVLRQIKKMWGTFKNTSDEINKTDSEGPNGNYAIRICPWYSELMPIMSHSAAAMVGPGRSTLDEGEDKDRERLRKRIRHAKEEEREDDDNGQCDTGLEQFGLDETADTADATPSRPSSSVCTQALVPIPFSTRPDHSKVIADTASASSSVAPSLPTPRTVFESRGSPYDAPSGLLTPDSQGTAERNSHPRATQRMLSVNEKAEACSAEDQLQRLVEASEVNWERRHRDMLLLQEEENAILKDIIAAEEKKAATAVKRLDFEMWKEFLALHRAEGASYEKAKKRAMDDVKEWNDKHGRM, from the exons ATGTGTGATGTGAAGATCTATCCTCTATCTtccactttttttttagCTCCGACACATCATTCCACATATATGATGCCCAAAGGAAAACAACTCGCAGCAGAACAAAAACAGGACAGCGGTCAGGCCGACACTGCTACtaccaaaagaaaaagacatcGAACAGTAAACTGGGAGAATGACCTTGGCAGTGACCAGCGTAATGCCAATGACCATTTGATCGACTGGCTGGGTATGCCCGACTCAGACGGGACTTTGATGTTCTATAGGTGGAAATCAGACAATGTGACGGGAAAAACCAGAGAGCATTGGAGTAAAGTGGCTTTGGAGTATCTCGTCCAGAAGGGGTGCGCCTCTAATCGCGACGTGCAGTCTGTTTTGAGGCAG ATTAAGAAAATGTGGGGCACGTTCAAGAATACGAGTGATGAGATCAACAAGACAGATTCGGAGGGGCCTAATGGTA ATTATGCCATCCGCATTTGCCCTTGGTACAGTGAGCTCATGCCAATCATGTCACACTCGGCCGCTGCCATGGTTGGACCTGGGCGTTCGACTTtggatgaaggtgaggaCAAAGATCGTGAGAGGCTGAGGAAAAGGATCAGGCAtgcgaaggaagaggagcgcGAGGACGATGATAATGGCCAGTGCGATACTGGCCTGGAACAATTTGGGCTTGATGAGA CCGCAGATACCGCAGATGCAACGCCCTCacgcccttcttcatcggtATGCACCCAGGCCCTTGTCCCTATCCCATTTTCCACCCGTCCCGATCACTCTAAGGTTATCGCGGACACGGCATCTGCTTCAAGTTCTGtcgctccttctcttcccactcctcGGACTGTCTTTGAATCTCGTGGATCTCCTTACGACGCTCCTTCTGGCCTTCTCACTCCAGACAGTCAAGGAACTGCAGAGCGCAATTCTCATCCTCGCGCTACGCAACGAATGCTCTCTGTAAATGAGAAAGCCGAGGCATGCAGCGCCGAGGACCAGCTCCAACGGCTCGTTGAGGCAAGCGAGGTGAACTGGGAGAGGAGGCACAGGGATATGCTTCTCTtacaagaagaggagaatgCGATCCTCAAGGACATTATTGCTgctgaggaaaagaaagctGCCACGGCGGTTAAAAGGCTCGATTTCGAGATGTGGAAGGAGTTTTTGGCGCTCCACAGAGCGGAGGGAGCCTCGTACGAGAAGGCCAAAAAGAGGGCAATGGACGATGTCAAAGAATGGAATGATAAACATGGGCGAATGTAA
- a CDS encoding expressed protein — MPLQTAPYPHVFNALNGPTAPAVSYIVFYSNIVDGQMWCPDCRAVENVVKETFDAPDKPNAAIFWVGNRQEWRTPNNQARTEWNVNSIPTILRLENGKETGRLVEDEILDKARLQAFLK; from the exons ATGCCTCTCCAGACAGCTCC CTATCCTCACGTATTCAATGCCCTCAACGGGCCGACCGCTCCGGCCGTATCATATATTGTCTTTTACTCGAACATCGTCGACGGTCAGATGTGGTGCCCT GACTGTAGAGCAGTAGAGAATGTCGTGAAAGAAACCTTTGACGCTCCCGACAAACCTA ATGCTGCCATCTTCTGGGTTGGAAACAGACAAGA GTGGCGAACCCCAAACAACCAAGCTAGGACGGAATGGAATGTAAACAGCATTCCTACGATTTTACGCCTTGAAAAC GGCAAAGAAACCGGTCGTTTggtagaagatgaaatCCTCGACAAAGCCCGTCTTCAAGCTTTCCTCAAGTAA